From a region of the Odocoileus virginianus isolate 20LAN1187 ecotype Illinois chromosome 1, Ovbor_1.2, whole genome shotgun sequence genome:
- the AEBP1 gene encoding adipocyte enhancer-binding protein 1 — protein MAALLRAPLLGCLLVLLALCPGGRPQTVLTDDEIEEFLEGFLSELESEPREDDVEAPPPPEPTLPARKAQTGGKPGARPGVAEEAPPGKAKDKGKKGKKDKGPKATKQPPEGSSRPPKKPKEKPPKEKPPKATKKPKEKPPKATKKPKEKQPKEKPPKEKPPKATKKPKEKPPKATKRPLAGKKLPTPTPSESPQWPLPPLLSPDHEELPQEGGGPLPDPWGGPGEETHVEHQPELEEETEQPTLDYNDQIEREDYEDFEYIRRQKQPRPPPSRRRPERPWPERPEEKAEPPGRGSEAPEKIEPPPLKPLPPPLLPDYEDGYVIPNYDDMDYYFRPPRPQKPDTGLETDEEKEELKKPKKEGSSPKEEETDDKWTVEKGKDPKGPRKGEESEEEWAPAEKIKCPPIGMESHRIEDNQIRASSMLRHGLGAQRGRLNMQAGDTEDDYYDGAWCAEDDSQTQWIEVDTRRTTKFTGVITQGRDSSIHDDFVTSFFVGFSNDSQTWVMYTNGYEEMTFHGNVDKDTPVLSELPEPVVARFIRIYPLTWNGSLCMRLEVLGCPVSPVHSYYTQNEVVTTDDLDFRHHNYKDMRQLMKVVNEQCPTITRTYSLGKSSRGLKIYAMEISDNPGDHELGEPEFRYTAGIHGNEVLGRELLLLLMQYLCREYRDGNPRVRSLVHDTRIHLVPSLNPDGYEVAAQMGSEFGNWALGLWTEEGFDIYEDFPDLNSVLWGAEERKWVPYRVPNNNLPIPERYLSPDATVSTEVRAIIAWMEKNPFVLGANLNGGERLVSYPYDMARTPSQEQLLAAAMAAARGEDEEEASEAQETPDHAIFRWLAISFASTHLTMTEPYRGGCQAQDYTGGMGIVNGAKWKPRSGTINDFSYLHTNCLELSIYLGCDKFPHESELPREWENNKEALLTFMEQVHRGIKGVVTDEQGIPIANATISVSGINHGVKTASGGDYWRILNPGEYRVTAHAEGYTPSSKTCNVDYDIGATQCNFILARSNWKRIREIMAMNGNRPIPHIDPSRPMTPQQRRMQRRRLQYRLRMREQMRLRRLNATTSPATAPTSPPTTPTLLPTADLAPSPAPSSTLGPWQFLPETTVNWEESETETETETETYTEVVTEFGTELGPEEEEGEEEEGEMVTGPDFPFTTVETYTVNFGDF, from the exons ATGGCGGCCCTGCTCCGGGCGCCCCTGCTCGGCTGCCTCCTGGTGCTGCTGGCGCTGTGCCCCGGGGGGCGCCCGCAGACGGTGCTGACCGACGACGAGATCGAGGAGTTCCTCGAGGGCTTCCTGTCCGAGCTGGAGTCCGAGCCCCGGGAGGACGACGTGGAGGCCCCGCCGCCCCCTGAACCCACCCTTCCCGCCCGCAAAGCCCAGACAGGGGGCAAGCCGGGGGCGCGTCCGGGGGTGGCCGAAGAGG CGCCTCCGGGAAAAGCCAAAGacaaagggaagaaagggaagaaggacaAAGGCCCCAAGGCGACCAAGCAGCCCCCAGAGGGGTCCTCTAGGCCTCCTAAGAAACCCAAGGAGAAGCCACCCAAGGAGAAGCCACCCAAAGCCACCAAGAAGCCCAAGGAGAAGCCACCCAAAGCCACCAAGAAGCCCAAGGAGAAGCAGCCCAAGGAGAAGCCCCCCAAGGAGAAGCCCCCCAAGGCCACCAAGAAGCCCAAGGAGAAGCCCCCCAAGGCCACCAAGAGGCCGCTAGCTGGGAAGAagctccccaccccaaccccctctGAAAGCCCGCAATGGCCACTGCCCCCACTCCTCAGCCCCGACCACGAGGAACTACCCCAGGAGGGAG GTGGACCCCTCCCAGATCCCTGGGGGGGTCCAGGAGAAGAGACCCACGTGGAGCACCAGCCTG agctggaggaggagacagagcagCCCACACTGGACTACAACGACCAGATAGAGCGGGAGGACTATGAGGACT TTGAATACATCCGCCGGCAGAAGCAGCCCAGGCCGCCCCCCAGCAGGAGAAGGCCAGAGAGGCCCTGGCCTGAGCGCCCTGAGGAGAAGGCTGAGCCGCCTGGGCGGGGCTCTGAGGCCCCAGAGAAGATCG AGCCGCCACCTCTGAAGCCCCTGCCACCCCCGCTGCTCCCCGACTATGAGGATGGCTACGTGATCCCCAACTATGATGACA TGGACTATTACTTCCGGCCTCCCAGGCCCCAGAAGCCCGACACTGGCCTGGAAACagatgaagagaaggaagagCTGA AGAAACCCAAAAAGGAGGGCAGCAGCCCCAAGGAGGAGGAGACGGATGACAAATGGACTGTGGAGAAGGGCAAGGACCCCAAAG GACCCCGGAAGGGTGAGGAGTCGGAGGAGGAGTGGGCTCCAGCAGAGAAAATCA AGTGCCCCCCCATCGGGATGGAGTCGCACCGCATTGAGGACAACCAGATCCGGGCCTCCTCCATGCTGCGCCATGGACTGGGCGCACAGCGAGGCCGGCTCAACATGCAG GCCGGCGACACTGAGGATGACTACTACGATGGGGCATGGTGTGCTGAGGATGACTCCCAGACCCAGTGGATCGAGGTAGACACGAGAAGGACTACCAAGTTCACAGGCGTCATCACCCAGGGCCGCGACTCCAGCATCCA TGACGACTTTGTGACCTCCTTCTTCGTGGGCTTCAGCAACGACAGCCAGACATGGGTGATGTACACCAACGGCTACGAGGAAATG ACCTTCCACGGGAATGTGGACAAGGACACGCCCGTGCTGAGCGAGCTCCCGGAACCGGTAGTGGCCCGTTTCATCCGCATCTACCCACTCACTTGGAACGGCAGCCTTTGCATGCGCCTGGAGGTGCTGGGGTGCCCCGTGTCCC CTGTCCACAGCTACTACACACAGAACGAGGTGGTGACCACCGACGACCTGGACTTCCGGCACCACAACTACAAGGACATGCGGCAG CTGATGAAGGTGGTGAATGAGCAGTGCCCCACGATCACCCGCACATACAGCCTGGGGAAGAGCTCGCGAGGGCTCAAGATCTACGCCATGGAGATCTCGGACAATCCTGGGGATCACGAGCTGG GGGAGCCCGAGTTCCGCTACACAGCTGGTATCCACGGCAATGAGGTGCTGGGCCGAGAGCTGCTGCTCCTACTCATGCAATACCTGTGCCGCGAATACCGTGATGGGAACCCACGCGTGCGCAGCCTGGTGCACGACACGCGCATCCACCTGGTGCCCTCGCTGAACCCTGACGGCTATGAGGTGGCAGCGCAGATG GGCTCAGAGTTTGGGAACTGGGCACTGGGTTTGTGGACCGAGGAGGGCTTTGACATCTATGAGGACTTCCCGGATCTcaactctgtgctctggggagcTGAGGAGAGGAAGTGGGTCCCCTACCGGGTGCCCAACAATAATCTGCCCATCCCCGAACGCTACCTCTCTCCAGATGCCACG GTATCCACAGAAGTCCGGGCCATCATTGCCTGGATGGAGAAGAACCCCTTCGTGCTGGGGGCAAACCTGAACGGTGGCGAGCGGCTTGTGTCCTACCCTTACGATATGGCCCGCACACCCAGCCAGGAGCAGCTTCTGGCTGCGGCCATGGCGGCTGCCCGGGGAGAGGATGAAGAAGAGGCATCTGAGGCCCAGGAGACCCCAGACCACGCCATCTTCCGCTGGCTGGCCATCTCTTTCGCCTCTACCCACCTCACCATGACCGAGCCCTACCGGGGAGGGTGCCAGGCACAGGACTACACTGGCGGCATGGGCATCGTCAATGGGGCCAAGTGGAAACCCCGCTCTGGGA CTATCAACGACTTCAGCTACCTGCACACCAACTGCCTGGAGCTCTCCATCTACCTGGGCTGTGATAAGTTCCCTCATGAGAGCGAGCTGCCCCGAGAGTGGGAGAACAACAAGGAGGCTCTGCTCACCTTCATGGAGCAG GTTCACCGTGGCATCAAGGGGGTTGTGACAGATGAACAAGGCATCCCGATAGCCAATGCCACCATCTCCGTGAGTGGCATTAACCACGGAGTGAAGACAG CCAGTGGTGGCGATTACTGGCGCATCCTGAACCCTGGTGAGTACCGCGTGACAGCCCACGCAGAGGGCTACACCCCAAGCTCGAAGACCTGCAACGTGGATTATGACATCGGGGCCACTCAGTGCAATTTCATCTTGGCTCGCTCCAACTGGAAGCGCATCCGTGAGATCATGGCCATGAACGGGAATCGTCCCATCCCACACATCGACCCGTCGCGCCCCATGACCCCCCAGCAGAGGCGCATGCAACGCCGCCGCCTGCAGTATCGGCTGCGCATGCGCGAACAGATGCGGCTCCGACGCCTCAATGCCACCACGAGTCCGGCCACCGCCCCCACGtcgccccccaccaccccaacaCTGCTCCCCACCGCCGAccttgccccctccccagccccaagtTCTACGCTGGGGCCCTGGCAGTTTCTACCAGAGACCACGGTCAATTGGGAGGAGTCGGAGACGGAGACAGAGACGGAGACGGAGACCTACACGGAGGTGGTGACGGAGTTTGGGACAGAGCTGGGgcctgaggaggaggaaggggaggaggaggaaggagagatggTCACAGGCCCGGACTTCCCCTTCACTACAGTTGAGACCTACACAGTAAACTTTGGGGACTTCTGA